Proteins encoded within one genomic window of Ailuropoda melanoleuca isolate Jingjing chromosome 16, ASM200744v2, whole genome shotgun sequence:
- the LALBA gene encoding alpha-lactalbumin, translated as MMFFVSLLLVGIMCPAIQAKQFTKCELSQVLKDMDGFGGIALSEWICTIFHTSGYDTQTIVNNNGSTEYGLFQINNKFWCRDNQILQSRNICDISCDKFLDDDLTDDMICAKKILDKEGIDYWLAHKPLCSEKLEQWHCEKL; from the exons ATGATGTTCTTTGTCTCTCTGCTCCTGGTTGGCATCATGTGTCCTGCCATCCAGGCAAAGCAATTTACAAAATGTGAGCTGTCCCAGGTGCTGAAAGACATGGATGGCTTTGGAGGCATTGCTTTGTCTGAAT GGATCTGTACTATATTTCATACCAGTGGTTATGATACACAAACCATAGTCAATAACAATGGCAGCACAGAATATGGACTCTTCCAGATCAACAATAAATTTTGGTGCAGGGACAACCAGATCCTTCAGTCAAGGAACATCTGTGACATCTCCTGTGACA AGTTTTTGGATGATGACCTTACTGATGACATGATCTGTGCCAAGAAGATCCTGGATAAGGAAGGAATTGACTACTG GTTGGCCCATAAACCACTCTGCTCTGAGAAGCTGGAACAGTGGCACTGTGAGAAGTTGTGA